GCCGCCGCTTTTCTTTTTGCTGAACGACAGCGATTTCTCAGGTCGGGTTTTGGTTACGGGCGGCTTATTGACGCTGTAGAACCGGCGCGCGGGTGAAGTGGGCTTATATTTCTTGATTGTCATCATGCACCTTCTATCAACTCGATCTTCTGCCCGGGTTTCAGCGTAACCGTGGCTTTTTTGTATCCTGTCGTGTAGCCAAAGGAGATACCCATTCTTTTCGGCTTGCCGCGGAAATTAGCGGTCTTCACATCTGTCACGTTCACGTTGAACAGTCTCTCCACGGCTTCTTTGATCTCCCGTTTGTTCGCCTTCTTCGCGACCTCAAATTGGTAGCAATTCCTTTCCCGCAGTCGATCTGCTTTCTCGGTTATCAACGCTCTCTTGATTATTCTTTCGTTGCGCATCTCTGCTCCAATTTCTCAAGGCCCTTCCTGGTAATCAACACATATTCAGCGCTCATTACATCGTAACAATTGATGTCATTTGCCCTCTTTAATTGCACGTTGCGTAAATTGCGGCTCGCCATCAGGATATTCTTCTGCATGGCATCGACCGCAACGAGGGTTTTCGCTTTGTCGATCTTAATGTCCTTTAATATTTGGACGAAATTTTTGGTTTTGGGCGTATCCAGGTTGATATCTTCGATGACTAAGATCCTGCTTTCCTGCGCTTTTGCGCTCAGCGACGCAAGGAGGGCGCCCATTTTCTTCTTCTTGGGCATTGAAGTTCTGTAATCTCTTGGTTTAGGACCGAAGGTTACACCGCCACCTCGCCAGATCGGCGAGCGCGTGCTACCATGTCTTGCCCAGCCAATACCCTTTTGACGCCAGGGCTTTTTGCCACCGCCCCTCACTTCGGCTTTTGTTTTAGTGCTGGCTTGTCCCATCCTGCGGTTGTCCATGAGTGCATTTATCGTCTCCCAGATAAGAGCCTCGTTTATCTTCTGGTCGAATATTTTCTTGCCCAATTCAACGGTTCCGCTTTCTTTGCCGTTTTTGTCAAATAGCTTCGTCTGCATCATTCATCCTTTGTTATTATGAGATAACTGTTGCGTGCTCCCGGAACCGCGCCTTTCACGTAGAGTATATTTTTCTCTTTCTCTACTTTGATAACCTGTAGATTTTTTACGGTCACTCGTTCATTACCGTATCTGCCCGGCATCGTTTTACCCTTCCATATCCTGCCCGGTGATGAGCCGGGACCGGATGAACCGATTCGCCGGTGCGCCATGGAACCATGGGTGGCGGGACCACCTTTCCATCCCCATCTTTTAACGCCTCCAGAAAATCCACGGCCTTTGGTCCACCCCGTGACCGAGACTGAATCACCGTCTGCGAAAATCGTCGCATCAACTTTGTCGCCGGCCTTGTACTTGCTGGTATCGTTCACTCTTATCTCCAGAATACGGGCCGCCGATTCTGTCTTTGATTGCTTGAGATGTCCGCTCAGGGCTTTGTTCACTTTTTTCCTCGTGCCAAAGCCCAGTTGTATGGCTTTGTAACCATCACGAGTTTCTTCCTTGACCTGCAGAACCGAACACGGCCCTGCTTGTATCAGGCTGACCGGAGTGACTTCGCCTTTTTCTGTGAATACCTGGGACATGCCGATTTTCCTGCCGACGATTCCGATCATGATCACATCGCCTTCACTTCGATATATACCCCGGCGGGTATTTCCAGTTT
The sequence above is drawn from the candidate division WOR-3 bacterium genome and encodes:
- a CDS encoding 50S ribosomal protein L23 — encoded protein: MRNERIIKRALITEKADRLRERNCYQFEVAKKANKREIKEAVERLFNVNVTDVKTANFRGKPKRMGISFGYTTGYKKATVTLKPGQKIELIEGA
- the rplD gene encoding 50S ribosomal protein L4; the encoded protein is MQTKLFDKNGKESGTVELGKKIFDQKINEALIWETINALMDNRRMGQASTKTKAEVRGGGKKPWRQKGIGWARHGSTRSPIWRGGGVTFGPKPRDYRTSMPKKKKMGALLASLSAKAQESRILVIEDINLDTPKTKNFVQILKDIKIDKAKTLVAVDAMQKNILMASRNLRNVQLKRANDINCYDVMSAEYVLITRKGLEKLEQRCATKE
- the rplC gene encoding 50S ribosomal protein L3: MIGIVGRKIGMSQVFTEKGEVTPVSLIQAGPCSVLQVKEETRDGYKAIQLGFGTRKKVNKALSGHLKQSKTESAARILEIRVNDTSKYKAGDKVDATIFADGDSVSVTGWTKGRGFSGGVKRWGWKGGPATHGSMAHRRIGSSGPGSSPGRIWKGKTMPGRYGNERVTVKNLQVIKVEKEKNILYVKGAVPGARNSYLIITKDE